Proteins encoded together in one bacterium window:
- a CDS encoding DUF4394 domain-containing protein, which yields MLLKLLRGPRNWPNVGVLVLVGVLAGSTAQAEIIYGVTEVGNRLVSFDSAAPTALLSGAAITGLAPGEDVIGIDFRPNALSPGGGGPNVPAPGTGTLFGLGSQSNLYTIDLATGAATRVGDGFDTPSLNGGAFSFDFNPTIDRIRNVADTNVNIVLNPNSGDSGRFTDVFYQAGDDNAGVDPNIVHSAYTNSFVGSTSTQLYGIDSGLDVLVTQANNAGTLATVGPLGGDVTSLGGFDISGSTGIAYLVALVDGDNDSTLWTVDLATGGASFVNFTPDASAIGGGTTLAAIAVIPEPSTALLLGLGLGGLGIARRTREG from the coding sequence ATGCTGTTGAAGCTGCTGAGGGGGCCACGAAACTGGCCCAACGTGGGAGTACTCGTCCTGGTCGGAGTCCTGGCCGGGAGCACGGCCCAGGCGGAGATCATCTACGGGGTGACCGAGGTGGGGAACCGCCTGGTCTCCTTCGACAGTGCCGCGCCGACGGCATTGCTCTCGGGAGCCGCGATCACCGGTCTCGCGCCCGGCGAGGACGTGATCGGCATCGACTTCCGCCCGAACGCGCTTTCCCCGGGCGGCGGGGGGCCGAACGTGCCCGCGCCGGGAACCGGAACGCTCTTCGGTCTCGGGAGTCAGAGCAACCTCTACACGATCGATCTCGCGACGGGCGCGGCGACGCGCGTTGGCGATGGATTCGACACGCCCTCACTGAACGGCGGCGCGTTCAGCTTCGATTTCAATCCGACGATCGATCGGATCCGCAACGTCGCGGATACCAACGTGAACATCGTCCTGAACCCGAACTCGGGCGACTCGGGTCGGTTCACCGACGTGTTCTATCAGGCCGGCGATGACAACGCGGGCGTCGACCCCAACATCGTGCATTCCGCGTACACGAACAGTTTCGTGGGATCGACGTCGACGCAGCTCTATGGAATCGACTCGGGGCTCGACGTGCTCGTGACGCAAGCGAACAACGCGGGCACGCTGGCGACCGTCGGGCCGCTCGGCGGCGACGTGACTTCGCTCGGAGGCTTCGACATCTCGGGGAGCACGGGCATCGCCTACCTCGTCGCCCTCGTCGACGGGGACAATGATTCCACGCTGTGGACCGTCGATCTGGCGACGGGCGGCGCGAGCTTCGTGAACTTCACGCCGGACGCCAGCGCGATCGGCGGAGGGACCACGCTCGCCGCGATCGCCGTGATTCCCGAGCCTTCGACCGCGCTGCTGTTGGGCCTTGGCCTGGGAGGTCTAGGTATCGCTCGAAGGACCCGCGAGGGCTGA
- a CDS encoding PilZ domain-containing protein, producing MDRRNHPRFRAKFDVLCSAGETEGAGTLVNISRSGARLDSASHVPEIGTKVRLYVFIQPVCPFELAGEVTRVDGTTFAIRYGNLDPEIGRLVDDVAALVG from the coding sequence GTGGATCGACGCAATCACCCTCGTTTTCGCGCCAAGTTCGACGTGCTCTGTTCGGCTGGAGAGACCGAGGGGGCGGGGACGCTCGTGAACATCTCGCGTTCCGGTGCCCGCCTCGACAGCGCGAGCCACGTGCCCGAGATCGGAACGAAGGTCCGGCTCTACGTCTTCATCCAGCCGGTCTGCCCCTTCGAGCTGGCGGGCGAGGTCACCCGCGTCGACGGAACGACCTTCGCGATCCGCTACGGCAACCTCGATCCCGAGATCGGCCGCCTCGTCGACGACGTCGCGGCCCTGGTCGGCTAG
- a CDS encoding Gfo/Idh/MocA family oxidoreductase → MSDPSLGAVVVGTGFGVLTHLRALRAAGFDVKALVGRDAAKAQKRADLMGVPLGTGSLDEALALPGVDAVAVSTPPHTHAEIVLAAIAAGKHVVCEKPFAANAEEGRKMLAAAEAAGVVHGLGCEFRWATGQATAARAIAEGLIGEPRLATFLFHMPALVEPDADVPDWWRREEDGGGWLGAYGSHVIDQIRVSAGEFIGVSASVQTVAERSPELPWTADDTYTVHFRTESGLEGILQSCTAARGPFAAASRFVGSKGTLWLEGDTVGVADADGERTLETPSDLVYPAPIPPPAELLTASSAYDNFHAMGIDLAPYTRLYEAFGSRIQGREIPSDPVPPTFADGVAVQAVLDAIRRSSKERRWIEIG, encoded by the coding sequence ATGTCCGATCCTTCCCTCGGTGCCGTCGTCGTCGGCACCGGCTTCGGTGTCCTGACCCACCTTCGCGCGCTGCGCGCCGCCGGCTTCGACGTGAAGGCGCTCGTCGGGCGCGACGCGGCCAAAGCCCAGAAGCGCGCCGACCTGATGGGGGTCCCGCTCGGGACGGGCTCGCTCGACGAAGCCCTCGCGCTCCCCGGTGTCGATGCGGTCGCGGTGTCGACCCCGCCGCACACCCACGCCGAGATCGTGCTCGCCGCGATCGCGGCGGGGAAGCACGTCGTCTGCGAGAAGCCGTTCGCGGCGAATGCCGAAGAGGGCCGGAAGATGCTCGCGGCCGCCGAAGCCGCGGGCGTCGTGCACGGGCTCGGCTGCGAGTTCCGCTGGGCGACCGGTCAGGCGACCGCCGCCCGAGCGATCGCCGAGGGTCTGATCGGCGAGCCGCGTCTCGCGACGTTCCTCTTTCACATGCCCGCGCTCGTCGAGCCGGACGCCGACGTTCCGGACTGGTGGCGCCGGGAGGAGGACGGCGGCGGCTGGCTCGGGGCCTACGGCTCCCACGTGATCGATCAGATCCGCGTCTCCGCCGGCGAGTTCATCGGGGTCTCCGCCTCCGTGCAGACCGTGGCGGAGCGCAGCCCCGAGCTGCCGTGGACCGCCGACGACACCTACACCGTCCACTTCCGGACCGAGTCGGGCCTCGAAGGCATCCTGCAGTCCTGCACCGCCGCCCGCGGCCCCTTCGCGGCGGCGAGTCGGTTCGTCGGGTCCAAGGGCACGCTCTGGTTGGAGGGGGACACCGTCGGCGTCGCCGATGCCGACGGCGAGCGCACGCTCGAGACGCCGAGCGACCTCGTGTACCCGGCGCCGATCCCGCCGCCGGCGGAGCTGCTGACGGCGTCCTCCGCGTACGACAACTTCCACGCGATGGGCATCGACCTGGCGCCCTACACCCGGCTCTACGAGGCCTTCGGATCGAGGATCCAGGGGCGCGAGATTCCGTCCGATCCGGTTCCGCCGACCTTCGCCGACGGTGTCGCCGTACAGGCAGTTCTGGACGCAATCCGCCGGTCTTCCAAGGAAAGGCGCTGGATCGAGATCGGCTGA
- a CDS encoding PEP-CTERM sorting domain-containing protein, whose amino-acid sequence MTRRSFPARSWRSLALAGVSALAFAAGAPADALTFDSDAIVEVLCNGDCSTLAVPDAPSDFDFAFGARLARDGAHVELNAAGNIFVRGPVDATGDIFIASGNAEFDGGTIATRPPGAGIDAGNIELVTSGTITIESGRQIVTDWTRFDLSSAGEITLRHPSSVRVGAGVSLVAAGARLDRSGIVRGGGEIVLTGGNLVTAAVPVFTGDLVSASALRAIDASSSSASSSASPPAPKSPGGSDDALIWRVTLGGDVYLDLSDHTLASLRLTSKKTIVFTDDPTTPVPEPGTALLLGLGLAALATPRRA is encoded by the coding sequence GTGACGCGACGTTCGTTCCCTGCTCGATCCTGGCGATCGCTCGCTCTGGCGGGGGTTTCGGCCCTGGCGTTCGCCGCCGGTGCGCCGGCGGACGCGCTCACCTTCGATTCGGACGCGATCGTCGAGGTGCTCTGCAACGGCGACTGCTCGACGCTCGCCGTGCCGGACGCGCCGAGCGACTTCGACTTCGCGTTCGGCGCCCGACTCGCCCGGGACGGCGCCCACGTCGAGCTGAACGCCGCCGGCAACATCTTCGTGCGTGGACCCGTCGACGCGACGGGCGACATCTTCATCGCCTCCGGCAACGCCGAGTTCGACGGCGGAACGATCGCCACGCGCCCGCCCGGGGCCGGGATCGACGCCGGCAACATCGAGCTCGTCACGAGCGGCACGATCACGATCGAGAGCGGTCGGCAGATCGTCACCGACTGGACACGCTTCGACCTCTCGTCGGCGGGGGAGATCACCCTGCGTCATCCGTCCTCGGTCCGCGTCGGCGCGGGTGTCTCGCTCGTGGCGGCGGGGGCGCGACTGGATCGGAGCGGGATCGTGCGAGGGGGCGGCGAAATCGTCCTCACGGGCGGAAACCTCGTGACGGCTGCGGTGCCGGTGTTCACGGGAGATCTCGTGAGCGCATCGGCGCTCCGGGCGATCGACGCGTCATCATCATCGGCATCGTCATCGGCATCGCCGCCGGCTCCGAAGAGCCCCGGCGGCTCCGACGACGCGCTGATCTGGCGCGTCACCCTCGGCGGTGACGTCTACCTCGACCTGTCGGACCATACGCTGGCTTCGCTTCGGCTGACGTCGAAGAAGACGATCGTGTTCACGGACGATCCGACGACGCCCGTCCCGGAGCCGGGGACCGCGCTCCTGCTCGGCCTCGGTCTCGCGGCGCTCGCGACCCCTCGGCGCGCCTAG
- a CDS encoding TauD/TfdA family dioxygenase — translation MATALDQTQDLAVRRLAGSLGAEVTGLDLRAAGPDEAQTITSLLHEHLVLFFPNQHLTPDEHIAFGRLFGRLEGHPNLALDAERPEFFELKAVGGAGAVADEWHSDLTCEAEPSIFAILHMKKCPEFGGDTLWANMYKAYEALSPPMKDMLDGLTALHDASPHMTPERKAIHPVVRRHPDTGRKSLFVNHHFTRRIVEMSHAESENLLAFLTSFATEDRFTVRYSWTEGTIAMWDNRCTQHHVLNDFEGERVIQRVTVMGDHPEAGGDLRYAPFDDKFSAATWRDQPLKKFLQTR, via the coding sequence ATGGCCACTGCGCTCGATCAGACCCAGGACCTCGCCGTCCGCCGCCTCGCAGGCTCCCTCGGCGCCGAGGTGACCGGCCTCGACCTCCGGGCGGCGGGCCCGGACGAGGCGCAGACGATCACCTCGCTGCTGCACGAACACCTCGTCCTGTTCTTCCCGAACCAGCACCTCACGCCCGACGAGCACATCGCCTTCGGGCGTCTCTTCGGTCGCCTCGAAGGCCATCCGAACCTGGCCCTCGACGCCGAGCGACCCGAGTTCTTCGAGCTGAAGGCGGTCGGCGGCGCCGGCGCGGTCGCCGACGAGTGGCACAGCGATCTCACCTGCGAAGCCGAGCCGTCGATCTTCGCGATCCTCCACATGAAGAAGTGCCCCGAGTTCGGCGGCGACACCTTGTGGGCCAACATGTACAAGGCCTACGAAGCGCTCTCGCCGCCCATGAAGGACATGCTCGACGGCCTCACCGCGCTCCACGACGCGAGTCCCCACATGACGCCGGAGCGAAAGGCGATCCACCCGGTCGTCCGACGGCACCCGGACACGGGCCGCAAGTCACTCTTCGTGAACCACCACTTCACCCGTCGCATCGTCGAGATGAGCCACGCCGAGAGCGAGAACCTGCTCGCCTTCCTGACGAGCTTCGCGACCGAGGACCGCTTCACGGTCCGCTACTCGTGGACCGAGGGCACGATCGCGATGTGGGACAACCGGTGTACGCAGCACCACGTCCTGAACGACTTCGAAGGCGAGCGCGTGATCCAGCGCGTCACGGTCATGGGCGACCACCCCGAGGCCGGCGGCGATCTCCGCTATGCGCCCTTCGACGACAAGTTCAGCGCCGCGACGTGGCGCGACCAGCCCCTCAAGAAGTTCCTTCAGACGCGTTAG
- a CDS encoding NAD(P)-binding protein, whose translation MSPEASSPLEADYLVIGGGAMGIAFADEILHRSKTARVVVVERRAKPGGHWNSAYRFVTLHQPALYYGVNSEPLGEDERDLVSQAQILAYYERVLKKLERTGRFTFLPKCEVGEDSVIRAIASGGDEIAVRAKKTVDATYMDVRVPSTTPPKYETSSGATLVPINGLADLERGYARYVVIGAGKTGIDAALYLLERGVDPAKITWIMPNDAWFLNREALYPDGLADEFGTQLEILQDAQSLTDVMQRLEAAGRLLRLDGDVWPTKYRCATVNEAELANLRRIADVDRSGRVERIEGSKIVFASSERSFDEAVDDLLYVDCSADGLAQRPPRPIWDGDRITLQSVSMCQQVMSAAAIAALELAEPDDTRKNETFRPVPHPLLPPDFLRCTQTTIQNQERSVSKLGLWAFRARLSAVHHMGFFGILRFVWRVWRNPVPDDERLAVLIEAG comes from the coding sequence GTGAGCCCGGAGGCCTCCTCCCCCCTCGAAGCCGACTATCTGGTGATCGGCGGCGGCGCGATGGGCATCGCCTTCGCGGACGAGATCCTCCACCGCTCGAAGACCGCTCGGGTCGTCGTCGTCGAACGGCGCGCGAAGCCCGGCGGCCATTGGAACAGCGCCTACCGCTTCGTCACGCTCCACCAGCCCGCGCTCTACTACGGCGTGAACTCGGAGCCCCTCGGCGAAGACGAGCGCGACCTCGTCTCCCAGGCGCAGATCCTCGCCTACTACGAACGGGTCCTGAAGAAGCTCGAACGGACGGGGCGCTTCACCTTCCTCCCGAAGTGCGAGGTCGGGGAAGACAGCGTGATCCGCGCGATCGCCAGCGGTGGCGACGAGATCGCCGTCCGCGCGAAAAAGACCGTCGACGCGACCTACATGGACGTCCGGGTCCCGTCGACCACGCCCCCGAAATACGAGACCAGCAGCGGCGCGACCCTCGTCCCGATCAACGGGCTCGCCGACCTCGAGCGCGGCTACGCGCGCTACGTCGTGATCGGCGCCGGCAAGACCGGGATCGATGCGGCGCTCTATCTGCTCGAACGCGGGGTCGATCCCGCGAAGATCACCTGGATCATGCCGAACGACGCCTGGTTCCTGAACCGGGAGGCGCTCTACCCGGACGGGCTCGCGGACGAGTTCGGCACCCAGCTCGAGATCCTGCAGGACGCACAGAGCCTGACCGACGTGATGCAACGCCTCGAGGCCGCCGGACGGCTGCTGCGCCTCGACGGGGACGTCTGGCCGACGAAATACCGCTGCGCGACGGTGAACGAGGCCGAACTCGCGAATCTCCGGCGGATTGCGGACGTCGACCGAAGCGGACGGGTCGAGCGGATCGAGGGTTCGAAGATCGTCTTTGCCTCGAGCGAGCGCAGCTTCGACGAGGCCGTCGACGATCTTCTCTACGTGGACTGCAGCGCCGACGGTCTCGCCCAGCGCCCGCCGAGGCCCATCTGGGACGGCGACCGGATCACGCTGCAATCGGTCAGCATGTGTCAGCAGGTGATGAGCGCCGCCGCCATCGCCGCTCTCGAGCTCGCCGAGCCCGACGACACGAGGAAGAACGAGACGTTCCGGCCGGTGCCCCACCCGCTCCTGCCCCCGGACTTTCTCCGCTGTACGCAGACGACGATCCAGAACCAGGAGCGGAGCGTCTCGAAGCTGGGCCTCTGGGCCTTCCGAGCGCGCCTCTCCGCGGTCCACCACATGGGCTTCTTCGGGATCCTGCGCTTCGTATGGCGCGTCTGGCGGAACCCCGTGCCCGACGACGAACGTCTGGCCGTCCTGATCGAAGCGGGTTAG
- a CDS encoding LysR family transcriptional regulator, with translation MSFVEIEAFVKVVEVRGFRAAAKELGVTASAVSKRVGALETRLGARLLNRTTRQVAPTEDGFAFYERARAAIEDLAEAESAVGEAQGVARGRIRINSPVDFGRQFLVDPLAEFARAQPEVDLDVSFSDRFVDVVAEGYDVVLRIGDLPDSGLVARRLAPVRRVLLASPDLLEREGRPASADDLARYEAILYAYDQRGAVDVDGRRVALSGRHVSDNGALIASMARAGLGIAFLPTFLVCDDLRSGALEVLLPGRTGGDLSLHALTAHRKLLTTRVRLLLDHLRGAFGPMPPWERDLAAS, from the coding sequence CCTCGGCGGTCAGCAAACGCGTCGGTGCGCTCGAGACGAGGCTCGGGGCACGGCTCTTGAACCGGACCACGCGCCAGGTCGCGCCGACCGAAGACGGCTTTGCCTTCTACGAGCGTGCGCGCGCCGCGATCGAGGATCTCGCCGAAGCCGAGTCGGCGGTCGGCGAGGCGCAGGGCGTCGCGCGCGGCCGCATCCGCATCAACTCCCCTGTCGATTTCGGCCGCCAGTTCCTCGTCGACCCCCTCGCCGAGTTCGCCCGCGCGCAGCCGGAGGTCGACCTCGACGTCTCGTTCAGCGATCGCTTCGTCGACGTCGTCGCCGAGGGCTACGACGTCGTCCTGCGGATCGGGGACCTCCCGGACAGCGGGCTCGTGGCCCGGCGACTCGCGCCGGTTCGCCGGGTCCTGCTCGCGTCGCCGGACTTACTCGAGCGCGAGGGCCGGCCGGCGTCCGCGGACGATCTCGCCCGATACGAGGCAATCCTCTATGCCTACGACCAGCGCGGGGCGGTCGACGTCGACGGGCGTCGCGTTGCGCTCAGCGGCCGCCACGTCTCCGACAACGGCGCGCTGATCGCGTCGATGGCCCGCGCCGGGCTCGGGATCGCCTTCCTGCCGACTTTCCTCGTCTGCGACGATCTCCGGAGCGGGGCGCTCGAGGTCCTGCTGCCGGGGCGAACGGGCGGAGACCTGAGCCTCCACGCGTTGACCGCCCATCGCAAGCTGTTGACCACGCGGGTCCGACTCCTGCTCGATCACCTTCGCGGCGCGTTCGGCCCGATGCCGCCCTGGGAAAGAGATCTCGCCGCGTCGTGA